One genomic segment of Labrus bergylta chromosome 17, fLabBer1.1, whole genome shotgun sequence includes these proteins:
- the prrc2b gene encoding protein PRRC2B isoform X1 — protein sequence MSDRLGQITKSKDGKSKYSSLSLFDKYKGKSIETQKNTAVPRHGLQSLGKVAAARRMPPPAHLPSLKSENKGNDPNVIIVPKDGTGWANKQEQPDQKSSIASIPQLPESQPQPASQKSVSNLQKPSPGANQETTNTGGPKQWAQLNGKAVEPDGSRASNRLQPFSHEEFPTLKAAGEQDKAGKERSGFDPSYGPGPSLRPQNVTSWREGGGRNLQPSTLTLGLPADPEGKITALGESGTPPASSHPPSATVTTSSSVVTAPSPVLDPKEPSLRPAQPVRRTTVPTALQYQLHHTSTAVYHDMLPAFMCSKDTREAPGTETVPTTVAAPARFESKPTFRQSYPKPDVVNGDVKREARFARAAPRLVSSQPIRRPGERPQRPAIVNPEDLKDLDELDIDCEDGWAGLHEEVDYSEKLKFSDDEEEHSSEKNKMWTEWERERENCQSSLSAGEAAYTQEGLEEGYSYQHHHHESLRKTSSRYLSPDPSALQKIPGEPPADQDEHQRQSQGPARAKYVSPELSEAVERARRRREEEERRAREERLAACAEKLKKLDEKFGKTERQMSKTEEILKEGEGKEAPLSPPREQSKGHPETWQYSTKDGSDGAPDHSPGHSYREEPGFSNYRGSEDDSQEPSSPSGDYNGRHPSKPMPPRFQKQPQQPQPQPQPPQQQQQQQQHHQQQQQQQQEQVYKMQHWPQSGHPASSGSSHSQRGFYPPHVLGFDPRWMMMPPFMDPRMAQGRSPVDYYPGAVHSSAGMMKPMMHQDHLNSPGSDEGCHHPSLHQERRAPSTEPYPMWNQDGYPLRSFTPPYQRQHESSDGGQPDDRSDLAGSQQDSYEDRANECLNQDDLPHHAYQSRGSDREHRHRDQGLLTTAQNLPQNHADSDYPKQDSREKHLKDSPDSHDEILEGSKDSWKRDGGQKQEERLGNAQNQWSESSSSSSSSVSQPSETSGRTLIRRTGPIKKPVLKALKVEDKENEKPKPEPEEKTVPYRLEKEILTNVYDLKKDNQPASSRRSASPVVEKQPEERQRQSPAPTKTERPLSTHSDDSPKENAWDSGKSQSPRESQDNREPHAPRRNNWIFIDEEQAFGAVRGTGRGRSRGFREFSSRGGTRGGRGGDNLRGSYNNNNNSSGAQRTGRGRAIPRDLVKVDEFQRGKPRRRNVSETLSETSEYEELPKRRRQKGSENGEGYTESGEVRKADRDSWRSNKVYTEDQAAQDSRDKTKNSRGFGGRMLPPRLNTTASYNRGFGGSRDISTWRGRGPQFISSGGSVQENGYGPGAETTYSRRPPVEREALKYAPKFTGSFMENGTEDREGEYYFDNDNPDRQMLRRRRPPRQDKPPRFRRLQQEREPGSNQWTSDEYINGDFANPWPSRPKGSGEETWPSGHYTAGRPSQHGQTEEWETGSENSDFGDWREKRGGSGGPAPQGHGDAPSDSGHNEPGSGEKRELCKRSFSSQRPLVERQNRKGEPSLLEASRMVRTPDPPTSSSNRSDSWQNGGPSCKSRGPDESGPVYSIEQQEEREPTEPSGKKLEKELKQGAVKTDIVEPLSQYELSSYPIEGDLGGPVSSADGYQDALSKKQRRPQEDDRRRKEQVPVKNRTITSKIPPRFAKKQGSMSLEQQEDALTSNNLGTEIWETNSSALSVQSSGGDSWTKQVSYTGSEPNSECPLVPRQDSDAGPEQAKEQHKPGPIGNERSLKHRKGSEGVDRLEGGPITPVNGVDLHVDSVLPVPPIEFGVSAKDSDFSLPPGSTPVPVSNPVNKLQDALTTNTALNQSIPMLRSNHLQPGINLNPISFPSADLTLKMESARKAWENSQSLPEQGSPGGGASGAQPPCSVGSSSVSYSTFGGVSMPQMPVASVAPSMSMQGNHIPPLYLDGHVFPSQPRLVPPTMTQQQTYQQAAAAQQIPISLHTSLQAQAQLGLRGGLPVSQSQEMFNSIPPFRSQVYMHPNLSQASPMVLSGGAPLKGPYSAFPGMQPSDMVKQQSGSHYQPMNGSQQLVYDSQMNQGPGMGSSQLMDSQLIQVTMPLPGSQLRYGSAQQHLILPQSIQLQQGQNLSVGAPRRMLPPGSQPGVMTGSRECFHLYSQGSQMEMKGFQFAEKPSHSPGLSGGSYRPGSASPSGKPSGPGGPVGPLPTHFAQQVPPSQGSMVMHMRPPTTGPFPNPIQRPVMQVKQPVIIRSPPYPNPGRDPSHSTPPSAPEPAVKGPEDGMKNKTLRDVRTAVGEIKTPPGGMTSKLQELPLPSTGQAKPARTGAIKPQAVKVEEGKA from the exons ATGTCCGATCGTTTGGGGCAAATAACCAAGTCCAAGGATGGGAAAAGCAAATATTCCTCACTCAGCCTATTTGACAAGTACAAGGGAAAATCAATAGAAACTCAGAAAAACACAG CAGTTCCGCGACATGGCTTACAGAGTCTTGGCAAAGTGGCCGCAGCCCGGCGCATGCCCCCACCTGCTCACCTGCCGAGCTTGAAATCCGAAAACAAAGGAAACGATCCCAACGTGATTATTGTGCCTAAAGACGGTACAGGATGGGCGAACAAGCAGGAACAACCCGATCAAAAGAG TTCTATTGCATCAATACCACAGCTGCCGGAGTCGCAGCCGCAGCCGGCTTCACAGAAATCTGTCTCCAATCTTCAGAAGCCCTCACCGGGAGCCAACCAAGAG ACCACAAACACAGGTGGACCAAAGCAATGGGCCCAGCTAAATGGAAAGGCAGTAGAGCCAGATG GTTCAAGGGCCTCAAACCGACTTCAGCCCTTCTCTCACGAGGAATTTCCCACGCTAAAGGCAGCTGGAGAACAGGACAAGGCTGGCAAGGAAAGAAGCGGCTTCGATCCGTCGTATGGGCCCGGACCAAGCCTCCGCCCCCAGA aCGTGACGAGCTGGAGGGAAGGTGGTGGCAGGAACCTTCAGCCCTCGACCCTGACCCTCGGCCTGCCAGCAGACCCTGAGGGTAAGATCACTGCCCTGGGTGAGAGCGGCACCCCTCCAGCCTCATCTCACCCCCCCTCTGCCACCGTCACGACCTCCTCTAGCGTGGTGACGGCTCCGTCTCCGGTCCTCGACCCCAAGGAGCCTTCCCTACGACCCGCCCAGCCTGTCCGCAGAACAACCGTCCCCACTGCGCTGCAGTACCAGCTTCACCACACCTCCACGGCTGTCTACCATGACATGTTGCCCGCTTTT ATGTGTTCCAAAGATACACGTGAAGCCCCAGGTACAGAAACTGTTCCCACCACTGTTGCAGCCCCCGCCCGATTTGAAAGCAAACCCACTTTTAGACAGAGCTACCCCAAAcctgatgttgtcaa TGGTGATGTAAAGAGAGAGGCCCGCTTCGCCCGTGCTGCACCTCGACTCGTCTCTTCTCAGCCCATCCGCAGGCCTGGTGAGAGACCGCAGCGCCCGGCCATCGTCAATCCGGAGGACCTGAAGGATCTGGATGAGCTTGACATTGACTGTGAGGATGGATGGGCTG gactCCACGAGGAAGTGGATTATAGTGAGAAGCTGaagttcagtgatgatgaagaagaacactccagtgaaaaaaacaaaatgtg GACTGaatgggagagggagagagagaactgcCAATCCTCCCTGAGTGCAGGTGAGGCGGCGTACACCCAGGAGGGCCTCGAGGAGGGTTATTCTTACCAACATCACCACCACGAGTCTCTGAGGAAGACCAGCAGCAGATATCTCTCTCCGGACCCCTCG GCCCTGCAGAAAATTCCAGGTGAGCCACCAGCTGACCAGGATGAACACCAGCGCCAGTCTCAGGGTCCAGCCAGGGCCAAGTACGTGTCCCCTGAGCTGTCGGAGGCCGTGGAGAGGGCCCGCAGACgcagggaggaagaagagaggcgTGCCCGTGAGGAACGGCTGGCTGCCTGTGCTGAGAAACTGAAGAAGCTGGACGAGAAATTTGGGAAGACCGAAAGGCAGATGTCAAAGACGGAGGAGATCCTGAAAGAAGGAGAGGGCAAAgaagctcctctctctccacccaGGGAGCAGAGTAAAGGCCACCCTGAGACCTGGCAATACAGCACAAAGg ATGGAAGTGATGGTGCCCCGGACCACTCTCCTGGCCACAGCTACCGAGAGGAACCTGGGTTCTCTAACTATCGGGGCAGCGAGGATGATAGCCAGGAGCCGTCCTCCCCGTCAGGAGACTACAATGGACGCCATCCCTCCAAACCGATGCCACCCCGCTTTCAAAAGCAGCCGCAGCAGCCGCAGCCGCAGCCGCAGCcaccgcagcagcagcagcagcagcagcagcaccaccagcagcagcagcagcagcagcag GAGCAGGTATACAAGATGCAGCACTGGCCGCAGTCCGGTCACCCTGCCTCGTCTGGCTCGAGCCACAGCCAACGTGGCTTCTATCCACCGCATGTCCTCGGGTTTGATCCCCGCTGGATGATGATGCCGCCTTTCATGGATCCCCGCATGGCCCAAGGACGATCCCCTGTGGATTACTATCCAGGGGCTGTCCACTCTTCAG cagGAATGATGAAACCCATGATGCATCAAGACCACTTGAATAGTCCCGGATCTGATGAGGGATGCCACCATCCCAGCCTGCACCAGGAGAGAAGAGCCCCTTCCACTGAACCGTACCCTATGTGGAACCAAGATGGCTACCCCTTACGCAGCTTTACTCCACCTTACCAGAGACAGCATGAAAGCTCAGATGGTGGGCAGCCGGATGACAG AAGTGATTTGGCCGGCTCCCAACAGGACTCCTATGAAGACAGAGCAAACGAGTGCTTAAACCAAGACGATCTCCCCCATCATGCTTACCAGAGCCGAGGCTCAGACAGGGAACACAGACACCGTGACCAAGGCTTACTGACCACTGCCCAGAACCTCCCGCAGAATCATGCAGATAGTGATTACCCGAAACAAGACTCCCGAGAAAAGCATCTGAAAGATAGCCCTGATTCACACGATGAGATCTTGGAAGGCTCTAAGGACAGCTGGAAAAGAGATGGGGGtcagaaacaagaagaaagacTCGGCAATGCTCAAAACCAGTGGTCTGAGTCCAGTTCCAGTTCCAGCAGTAGTGTCAGCCAGCCGTCTGAGACCAGCGGGCGCACTCTGATCCGCAGAACTGGACCCATCAAGAAACCAGTTCTCAAGGCTCTCAAAGTggaagacaaagaaaatgagaaGCCCAAACCTGAGCCGGAGGAGAAGACTGTCCCTTACCGCCTGGAGAAAGAAATCCTTACTAATGTTTACGACTTAAAGAAGGATAACCAACCAGCCAGCAGCAGGCGCTCAGCTTCACCTGTTGTCGAGAAACAGCCGGAAGAGAGGCAGCGTCAGTCACCAGCTCCCACTAAAACAGAGAGGCCCTTAAGCACCCACAGTGACGACTCCCCCAAAGAGAACGCCTGGGACAGCGGGAAGAGCCAGTCGCCCAGAGAAAGCCAGGACAACCGGGAGCCCCACGCACCACGGCGCAATAACTGGATCTTTATCGATGAGGAACAGGCCTTCGGTGCAGTCAGGGGAACCGGCAGAGGCCGCAGCCGAGGCTTCAGGGAATTCAGCTCTAGAGGTGGAACCCGGGGCGGCCGAGGTGGTGACAATCTTAGAGGGtcttacaacaacaacaacaacagcagcggAGCTCAGCGCACAGGCAGAGGCCGAGCCATACCCAGGGACCTCGTCAAGGTGGACGAGTTCCAGAGGGGCAAGCCCAGAAGGCGAAACGTCAGCGAGACTTTGAGTGAAACCTCCGAGTACGAGGAACTGCCAAAGAGGCGACGCCAGAAGGGGTCTGAGAATGGAGAGGGTTACACAGAGTCTGGAGAAGTCCGTAAAGCTGACAGGGATTCCTGGAGGTCCAACAAGGTGTACACAGAGGACCAGGCAGCCCAAGATTCACGGGATAAGACCAAGAACAGCCGAGGTTTTGGAGGTCGCATGCTTCCCCCCAGACTGAACACCACTGCAAGTTACAATCGAGGCTTTGGAGGGTCAAGGGACATTTCTACTTGGAGGGGGCGTGGACCCCAGTTCATTAGCAGTGGTGGCTCCGTGCAAGAAAACGGTTATGGCCCTGGAGCCGAGACAACCTACTCCCGCAGACCCCCTGTTGAACGCGAGGCTCTAAAGTACGCCCCTAAATTCACTGGATCCTTCATGGAAAACGGCACAGAGGACCGGGAAGGAGAATACTACTTTGACAACGACAACCCAGACAGGCAGATGTTGAGGAGACGACGACCACCCCGTCAAGACAAACCTCCCAGGTTCCGACGACTACAACAAGAACGTGAACCCGGCTCAAACCAGTGGACGAGTGATGAGTACATCAACGGAGACTTTGCAAATCCCTGGCCCAGTCGTCCCAAAGGCAGTGGGGAGGAAACCTGGCCCAGTGGGCACTACACCGCCGGACGACCCAGCCAACATGGTCAGACCGAGGAATGGGAGACGGGATCAGAGAACAGCGACTTTGGCGACTGGAGAGAGAAGCGAGGTGGGAGTGGAGGCCCGGCTCCACAGGGACACGGCGATGCTCCCTCAGACTCGGGTCACAATGAACCGGGTTCCGGTGAGAAGAGGGAGCTTTGCAAGAGAAGCTTCTCTAGCCAGAGACCGCTGGTGGAGCGGCAGAACAGGAAAGGAGAGCCGTCCCTGCTGGAAGCGAGCAGGATGGTGCGCACACCTGACCCACCAACATCCTCCTCCAACAGGAGTGACAGCTGGCAGAATGGAGGCCCGAGTTGTAAGAG tAGAGGCCCAGATGAGTCAGGCCCGGTCTACAGCATCGAGCAGCAAGAGGAGAGGGAGCCCACTGAGCCTTCTGGGAAGAAATTAGAAAAAGAGCTGAAGCAAGGAGCTGTGAAGACCGACATAGTTGAACCGCTGTCTCAGTATGAGCTCAGCAGCTACCCAA TTGAGGGAGATCTTGGGGGACCCGTTTCGTCTGCAGATGGATACCAGGATGCCTTGTCCAAAAAGCAAAGACGCCCCCAGGAGgatgacaggaggaggaaagaacAA GTGCCGGTGAAGAACAGGACCATCACATCCAAGATACCGCCCCGCTTCGCTAAGAAGCAGGGAAGTATGAGCCTCGAGCAGCAGGAGGATGCGCTCACTTCTAACAACCTGGGAACTGAAATCTGGGAGACCAACAGCTCAG ctctttcTGTTCAGTCTTCAGGAGGAGACTCGTGGACCAAACAAGTGTCCTACACTGGAAGCGAGCCAAACTCTGAG TGTCCTCTTGTTCCTCGCCAGGACTCTGACGCGGGCCCTGAGCAGGCTAAAGAACAGCACAAGCCGGGGCCCATCGGGAACGAGCGCTCCCTGAAGCACCGCAAAGGCTCCGAAGGCGTGGATCGTCTGGAAGGTGGCCCCATCACACCAGTCAACGGTGTGGACCTCCACGTGGACTCTGTGCTGCCAGTGCCTCCCATTGAGTTCGGAGTCAGTGCCAAAGACTCTGATTTCAGCCTTCCACCGGGCTCCACCCCGGTGCCCGTGTCCAATCCtgtcaacaagctgcaggatgcGCTCACCACCAAC ACGGCTCTCAATCAGAGTATCCCCATGCTGCGTTCCAACCACCTGCAGCCAGGCATTAACCTCAACCCCATCTCCTTCCCCAGTGCTGacctcactctcaag atGGAATCAGCCCGAAAGGCATGGGAGAACTCTCAGTCCCTCCCCGAGCAGGGCTCTCCTGGCGGGGGTGCCTCAGGTGCTCAGCCTCCCTGCAGTGTTGGCTCATCCAGTGTCAGCTACAGCACGTTTGGAGGGGTCTCCATGCCTCAGATGCCTGTGGCTTCAGTCGCACCTTCCATGTCCATGCAAG GAAATCATATCCCTCCGTTGTATCTGGACGGTCACGTCTTTCCCAGCCAGCCACGCCTCGTTCCTCCAACCATGACCCAGCAGCAGACATACCAACAG GCTGCTGCAGCCCAGCAGATCCCCATTTCTTTACACACGTCTCTTCAGGCTCAGGCTCAGTTGGGGCTTCGTGGAGGTCTGCCTGTCTCCCAATCACAGGAGATGTTCAACTCTATCCCCCCCTTCAG GTCCCAGGTCTACATGCATCCCAACCTGTCCCAGGCCAGCCCCATGGTGCTGTCCGGCGGAGCCCCTCTCAAGGGGCCCTACTCGGCTTTCCCCGGCATGCAGCCCTCGGACATGGTCAAGCAGCAGTCAGGCTCGCACTACCAGCCAATGAACGGCAGCCAGCAGCTGGTCTACGACAGCCAGATGAACCAGGGCCCGGGTATGGGTTCCTCTCAGCTGATGGACTCCCAGCTCATCCAG GTGACCATGCCTCTACCCGGCTCTCAGCTGCGCTACGGCTCAGCTCAGCAACACCTCATCCTCCCTCAGTCGATCCagctgcagcagggacagaaCCTGTCAGTCGGTGCTCCACGCCGCATGTTGCCACCCGGCTCTCAGCCTGGTGTCATGACCGGCAGTCGAGAG TGCTTTCATCTTTATTCCCAGGGCTCACAGATGGAAATGAAAGGTTTCCAGTTCGCTGAGAAGCCCAGTCATTCCCCTGGTTTATCAGGAGGGTCCTACAG GCCCGGGTCTGCCAGTCCCAGCGGGAAGCCCTCTGGTCCTGGGGGGCCTGTTGGTCCTCTGCCCACCCATTTTGCtcaacag